From the Salmo trutta chromosome 30, fSalTru1.1, whole genome shotgun sequence genome, one window contains:
- the ddx20 gene encoding putative ATP-dependent RNA helicase DDX20, whose protein sequence is MASSMKKAAHDIETRKRTDDVVLSDGIDFNALLLSQPVLDGLAASGFKKPSPIQLKAIPLGRCGLDLIVQAKSGTGKTCVFSAIALDSLVMENTTTQVLVLAPTREIAVQIHSVVMAIGSAMEGLQCHVFIGGTPVSQDKISLKKCHIAVGSPGRIKQLIELGLLVTSSIRLFVLDEADKLLEEGSFQDQINWIFSSLPVNKQMLALSATYPESLAQHLAHYMREPTFVRLNPSDPGLIGLKQYYRLVRSHAMPHKVFEEKVLLLLELFSKVPFNQALVFSNLHTRAQHLADILSSKGLPAVCISGSLSQDQRMEAMSKLKQYQCRVLISTDLTSRGIDAEKVNLVINLDVPQDWETYMHRIGRAGRFGTHGLAVTYCCHGEEENKMMAIAQKCNLIICALPDPIEPGLMQEPCDWDITVEALTPGTNSQVFPKTERRRRAKTEAPAPKPIRDQDPSPVHPESTEPSRPCKSQHTARPGAKTGPKPKNASPALDVLLPPPKASVVPGASLALSRKEQQDALPKIPPLSAFKSQRSGIMTFQEAELDFQSFIREGLGRTVEVIRQFRGHGDEGEGFNGQHGYEESHTLQNDDVPLTNTHMTRNGERPPTPTQLPLKTNSDPSPLESTSDGSSSDSDMEEDRQADESTQSSTDQTRGAEHKPIIPIQTQSAQQSTVMDGARKPKFAPPRSQPNSPCVPHPSHHRSPRPEGRAVSTNPGEGEPLLWKEKGREATAHQWNRETAKKVKGEKREILEEREVPENRGSERKRDRGSEVGEEDGEGYEGYWRAYYSAWEDYYASMPPSHHQGYHGYHSMVSSWMAAYRMNSVYMEELLKH, encoded by the exons ATGGCTTCCTCAATGAAGAAGGCTGCCCACGATATTGAAACGCGTAAACGGACTGATGATGTTGTCTTGTCGGATGGTATCGACTTCAACGCCCTGTTGTTGTCGCAGCCTGTGCTCGATGGACTGGCGGCTTCTGGATTCAAGAAACCGTCTCCAATCCAGCTCAAAGCCATTCCGTTGGGGCGATGTGGACTCG ATCTGATAGTGCAGGCCAAGTCTGGCACAGGGAAGACCTGTGTGTTCTCTGCCATTGCCCTGGACTCTCTGGTAATGGAGAACACTACGACACAG GTGCTGGTGCTTGCCCCGACTCGTGAGATAGCAGTGCAGATCCACTCTGTGGTCATGGCTATAGGCAGTGCCATGGAGGGCCTGCAGTGTCATGTCTTCATTGGGGGGACGCCCGTCAGCCAGGACAAGATCAGTCTCAAGAAGTGCCACATCGCTGTGGGATCACCAG GACGTATCAAGCAGCTGATTGAGCTGGGTCTTTTGGTTACCTCCAGCATCCGTCTGTTTGTGCTGGACGAGGCTGACAAACTGCTGGAGGAAGGCAGCTTCCAGGACCAGATcaa TTGGATCTTCTCCTCTCTACCGGTCAACAAACAGATGTTGGCCCTGTCTGCCACCTACCCAGAATCCCTTGCCCAGCACCTGGCCCACTACATGAGAGAGCCCACCTTCGTCAGACTTAACCCCTCCGACCCCGGACTCATAG GTTTGAAGCAGTACTACAGGCTGGTGCGCTCCCATGCCATGCCCCATAAGGTGTTTGAGGAGAAGGTTCTGCTCCTGCTGGAGCTGTTCAGTAAAGTTCCCTTCAATCAAGCTCTGGTGTTCTCCAACCTGCACACCAG GGCTCAGCATTTAGCAGACATCTTGTCCTCGAAGGGCCTTCCTGCTGTCTGTATCTCAG gtagtctgAGTCAGGACCAGCGAATGGAGGCCATGTCTAAACTGAAGCAGTACCAGTGTAGAGTACTCATCTCTACTGACCTG aCCTCCAGGGGTATAGATGCTGAGAAGGTAAATCTGGTGATCAACCTGGATGTTCCTCAGGACTGGGAGACCTACATGCACCGTATAGGACGAGCCGGACGCTTTG GTACACACGGGCTGGCGGTGACCTACTGTTGCCATGGTGAGGAGGAGAATAAGATGATGGCCATCGCTCAGAAGTGCAACCTGATTATTTGCGCTCTACCAG ACCCCATAGAGCCAGGGCTGATGCAGGAGCCCTGTGACTGGGATATCACTGTGGAGGCCCTGACACCAGGGACTAATTCCCAGGTGTTCCccaagacagagaggaggagacggGCTAAGACTGAAGCCCCAGCCCCTAAACCCATCAGGGATCAGGACCCCAGCCCTGTCCACCCAGAGAGCACTGAACCCAGCCGACCATGTAAGAGCCAGCACACAGCCAGACCTGGGGCTAAGACTGGGCCGAAGCCCAAAAATGCATCCCCTGCCCTGGATGTCCTCCTACCCCCTCCCAAGGCTTCAGTAGTCCCTGGGGCCTCCCTAGCTCTCTCCCGTAAAGAGCAACAGGATGCCCTGCCAAAGATCCCTCCGCTCAGCGCCTTCAAGAGTCAACGGTCAGGGATCATGACCTTCCAGGAGGCGGAGCTGGACTTCCAGAGCTTCATCAGGGAGGGGCTGGGAAGGACGGTGGAGGTCATCCGACAGTTCAGAGGTCACGGAGACGAAGGCGAGGGATTTAACGGTCAGCACGGCTACGAGGAGTCTCACACACTCCAGAATGACGATGtgccactcacaaacacacacatgacaCGGAACGGAGAGCGTCCACCAACACCCACACAGCTGCCTCTAAAGACGAACTCTGACCCCTCACCTTTGGAGTCTACTTCTGATGGGTCCAGCTCTGACTCGGACATGGAGGAAGACCGGCAAGCTGACGAGTCAACGCAGAGCTCCACAGATCAGACCAGAGGAGCTGAACACAAACCAATCATTCCGATTCAAACTCAATCTGCACAGCAATCCACAGTCATGGATGGGGCCAGGAAACCAAAGTTTGCGCCACCTAGAAGCCAACCCAACTCACCGTGTGTACCACATCCTAGCCACCACAGATCTCCCAGACCAGAGGGGAGAGCTGTGAGTACAAACCCCGGGGAGGGTGAACCTTTGTTGTGGAAGGAAAAGGGCAGAGAGGCTACAGCACACCAGTGGAATAGGGAGACAGCTAAGAAAGTcaaaggggagaagagagagattttagaggagagggaggtgccTGAGAATCGAGGgagtgagaggaagagggacCGAGGGAGTGAGGTAGGGGAGGAGGATGGTGAGGGTTATGAGGGCTACTGGAGAGCCTACTACAGCGCTTGGGAGGATTACTACGCCTCCATGCCCCCCTCTCACCACCAGGGTtaccatggctaccacagtatggTGTCCAGCTGGATGGCTGCCTACCGTATGAACTCTGTGTACATGGAGGAACTGTTAAAACACTAA
- the LOC115168553 gene encoding V-type proton ATPase subunit S1-like protein, whose translation MAAHAFLLLSSALLSALSQPTLSFDQVPALLERSTEVDYVTEVPYPAVRIRAGGIDGMSLVAEGYVPTEESPLKRLLKRDSWHHLNQHGHDKGKRKLLQSPIFGPYSPLSVAYNGKTCILFKAKRLAVRYKNHTFIDLTEKTFGPNAPVDTKGSICTKEKATLSLKFGDVEDLRGLVIRLQMSNTFYESAGQNWFTLDSVHIHYNWTHEATFNASEVYAPATSSYHCQHVSSQHKYDTLLVPSSHTDTSANWHITFTDFQIQAFNVMSDKFASASDCATFLTPAILMGLVTSLILLLVLAYALHMVVHLKHIDRYEEHKAMVYFPRRLSKALERRASQQYELPDKNCL comes from the exons CACAGAAGTCGACTATGTTACAGAGGTCCCATACCCAGCTGTGAGAATCAGAGCGG gTGGTATTGATGGAATGAGCTTGGTGGCTGAGGGTTATGTGCCCACTGAGGAAAGCCCACTCAAAAGATTACTGAAG CGGGATAGCTGGCACCACCTCAACCAGCATGGCCATGACAAGGGCAAGAGAAAGCTGCTCCAGTCCCCCATATTCGGGCCCTACTCTCCTCTGAGCGTGGCCTACAATGGCAAGACCTGCATCCTGTTTAAAGCCAAGCGCCTGGCCGTCCGCTACAAGAACCACACCTTCATAGACCTGACGGAGAAGACCTTCGGACCCAACGCCCCTGTGGACACCAAGGGATCCATCTGCACCAAGGAGAAGGCTAC GCTATCACTGAAATTTGGCGATGTGGAGGACCTCAGGGGACTTGTTATCAGGTTGCAGATGTCCAACACGTTCTACGAGTCGGCAGGGCAGAACTGGTTCACCTTAGACAGCGTCCACATCCACTACAACTGGACCCATGAGGCTACATTCAACGCCAGCGAGGTGTACGCCCCCGCCACGTCATCCTATCACTGCCAGCATGTCAGCAGTCAGCACAAATATGACACCCTCCTGGTGCCCAGCTCACACACTGACACCTCAGCTAACTGGCACATCACGTTTACTGACTTCCAG atccagGCGTTCAACGTCATGTCTGATAAGTTTGCGTCGGCCAGCGACTGTGCCACCTTCCTGACCCCAGCCATACTGATGGGCCTGGTGACCTCTCTGATCCTGCTGTTGGTGTTGGCCTACGCTCTGCACATGGTGGTGCACCTCAAACACATCGACCGCTACGAGGAACATAAAGCTATGGTGTATTTCCCACGCAGGCTGAGCAAAGCTCTAGAGCGCAGGGCCTCACAGCAGTACGAGCTACCCGACAAGAACTGcctgtga